The genomic region AGAAGTGAAATGAAGTGGAATGAAGTAGAAAGAAGTGGAATGAAGTAGAAAGAAGTGAAATGAAGTATAATGAAGTAGAAAGAAGTGAAATGAAGTAGAATGAAGTATAAAGAAGTAGAAAGAAGTGGAATGAAGTAGAATGAAATATAAAGAAGTGAAATGAAGTAAAATGAAGATAAAGAAGTATAATGAATTTAAAAGAGAATTATAGTGAAGTGAATTGAAATGAGAAATTTGCAGGTGCCAATATTTCACTTCATTTTACTTCATTATACTTCATTTCACTTCATTTAATATTTATTTCACTTCATTTCACCTCATTTAATATTTCACTTCATTTAATATTTCACTTCATTCCTCTTCACGATAAATAAAAAAAACATGTCAGTCATTGTAGCCCCCAGCGTTTTGTCTGCCGATTTTGCAAATCTGCAGCGTGATATTGAAATGATCAACAACAGTGAAGCAGATTGGTTTCATGTGGATGTAATGGACGGCGTTTTTGTTCCAAACATTTCATTTGGATTTCCGGTGATCGCTGCATTGAAGAAACATGCGAAGAAACCATTGGATGTTCATCTGATGATCGTTCAACCTGAGCGTTACATTCAGCAATTCAAGGATGCCGGTGCTGATATTTTATCTGTGCACATTGAAGCATCTACTCATTTGCATCGCTCGATCCAGCAGATAAAACAAGTTGGCATGCAAGCCGGTGTTGCTATCAATCCGCATACACCTGTGTCATCGCTGATCGATGTGATCGCTGAAATCGATCTGATTTGTTTGATGAGTGTGAATCCCGGATTCGGAGGACAAAAATTTATCGAGCGTACTTATGCAAGGATCTCTGAGCTGAAAGAGATGATCGTGAAATCAAACTCAAAAGCAAAAATTGAAATCGACGGTGGGGTGGATCTGAAAAATTCTTCCGCACTATTGAAAGCCGGAGCGGATGTTTTTGTGGCGGGGAATACGGTTTTTTCTAGTAAGGATCCTGTGGAGACGATCCGGATGTTAAAGCAGACGATGTAAAGATTTCGGATTTCGGAATGCGGATTTCGGAATGAACCTTTGATCTAAGGTCAGGGCTAAGAATTCAAAATCATTTTCATCTAATATTGTATTGTTGATGATGAATTTTGATAAACTAATTTTTAAATTTTTCTATTTGCATACAGTATACCTTAAAAACCGAAAATAATATAGCGACCCGTCATCCTGGAAGGATCTTTTCGGTTATAAAGGAAGTTCGTTTGCTATGTGATTTTTTATGACTACAATCAGATTGAGACAGGTTTAGCTTTTACTGATGGATTATAAATCCATAGCTCGGGAGCAAAGGATTGAAAATCCTTCGCAGCATGGATTATAAATCCATAGTTCGAAAGCAAAGGATTAAAAATCCTTCGCAGCGTTTAATCCTTCGCAGCTAGCGCTGATAAATGATTCTTTCATAACTCACCTCATCTCCACAACGAATTATCAAATAATAAATCCCGGAAGAAAATTTATTTGAAATGTCGATTGTGAAATTTTTCTCTTTGGTGTCAAACTGCATGAGTGATCTGCCTGTGTAATCGATGAGGGTTACTGATTTGTTTCCGGAAATTGTTTCAACGATGAATTTTCCATTGGATGGATTGGGATACACCTTTGTAGAATTGGAAATGTTCTCGGGTGTTCCGGTATAAATAAACGGAAATGCCAATGAGAAGAATGAGCATCCTGTAGAATCCGTAACCTGTACACTGTAATTTCCGGATGCTGTAGGAGTGTAGGTCTGACTTGTTGCACCTGCAATGATAAGATTGTTTAAGAGCCACACGTATGAACTACCGGGCGTAGAAGTTAATGTCGGCCATGAGTAGGATATTGTCGGTGCTGAACCGGTGATTTGAACTAAATTGCTCGTTACAGAATCGTTAAGCGAACAGGTTGCATTACTTTTTAAAGTTGCAGAAATAATATCATTATAACCGAGTCCCTGGAATTCTACTGTGTCCCGATCAGTAGTGAAATATGAACCATTTATATACCACTTAACTACCGGAAAACTTCCCTCAAACTGCATTGCAGAAGTAAATGAAATTCTGCCTGAGCAAAGATCTGTAACCGGAAATATATTTATGGTTGGTATTTCAGGTGTGCAAATTTTATTTCTGGTAATATTTGTGACGATAGGACTATTGCTATCAAAAAATACCTGAGCACTATTAGTTATTTGAGCTCCTTGAAAAACTGACGGTTTTAGGTTTAAACTAAATTCAACAAAGCCATGACTGTTTGCTTCATCGATATTGCTGTCAGGAAGTAATATCGGATCAAATTGCCAGATAAGCTCATGATCAATCAAACTAAAATTGTATGGATGAGATGATGAAAGTAATTGAATTGTTGAGAGATCAAAGTTGTTATTTAATTGATCAACTATTTTTACAAAATGGGCTGTATCATTTCCTGTATTTTGAAAATTGATGCGGTATGTAAATCTTTCGTCAGGTTCAGTTATATTATCAGTACCAATTCCTATCGGTGTGACTAACTTTTCATTTGGATCCAGAGAATTTCTGACAACTGAACAATGAGTGTAGTGAAATGGTACTGAATTGTCAGGAGCCGATTGCAGAATATAATTCAATGAATATGACTGTCCACTCAGTAATGGACCACATCGTTCAATATTTGCTTTCGGAATTCCGGTAACAGGAAATAAATTTGTTTGTTCGGCTTCAAGTCTCATTGTTTTACCGTCACTGATGAAACATAGCGTAGTGTCTTCACCTGCTAAAAGTTGAAAACTGCCTTGTTGAACTAAAACATTATCGGCATATAATCTCCAATTGGATGGAGAGTCCATATTACTGCTCGTGTCAGAAATGTTATAAATAGTAAAACATGATGAATCGTTTTCGCACGAAGAAAATACTCTGATATAGCTGCCATCCCATAAACTATCCGGCTCATACGAACAAAAAGTGACGGGACTAATATCTGCATCAATGCAAAGAGTTGCATTCTGTAATCCTGCCGGATCGCAAACCACATCGGCAGAAAGAGAAAATCTAAAATGTGTTCCGATTAGTATAGGTGGCAATGAAAACTGATAAACATTATCTGGGAGAACAGTGAAAGGAAATAATGATGAGATGTTGCTCAATTCATTTGGTAACCGCAGATTTACAACCGGATTATTTTCAACTTCCGAACCTTCATTGAAACAGGTTACAGAAATTGTTGAATTACTGCATGGCCTGAATGCAGATGATGTTGTTACAACCCGTAACCGGTTACAACTATACTTCGTTTTTAATCCAAAATCATTTCCTGAAATCGTATCTCCAAAATTTGGAATGTAAACATGAATTGCACCTGAATCCGGGCAAGAATATTCCAGCAAATTTGATGGGTTTAAAAGTGAAATTCTGAAATTCCCAGTGTCAATAGGAAGGTCATAATTTCCTGAACTATCTGTATTTACAATTACAGAATAATTTTGTCTTTCAAGTTTTACAAGAAATGGAGTAGGTCCATAGAAATCAAGATTGATATCTGCATTGTTAAATACGCAGTCGGAATCTTTGTCGAGGTAAACATGTCCTTTGATTCTGGTATAACCATTTAATGTCAACTCAATTGGATCTGAAATAAGTGCACACAATTGATTTACTCTGACAGTGTATCTTCCGGATTCGATAGCTATGAAATTTTGATTACCGTCTATTATCAAAGTGTCGTTTCTGTACCAGTAGTAATAGGTATACCCTGGAGTTGCATGTAATTCAACAGGACAACCGGAACATAATGTCGAATCAAATGTGATAGTCAACTTGCGATCGGGATCGGCAAGAAAAGTAGTAGTAGTAGTTTGTCCGATAGTATCTGTGACAGTTATTGTATAGAGAACTGAATCTTTAAAAAGTACTAATGGCGATGCAATCGAATCGGCGCTTAATCCTATTGATGGACTCCAGGAATATGTTAAAGGTCCACAACCACCGGCAGCGATTGGAAAAGCAATTATTGAATCGCCTTGACATGATAACCCATTCCATGTGTCTGTGGAATAGGCGTAGGCTAAAGATATATGAGTAGCAGAGGAATAGGCATAGGAAGTATTTTCATAAGTATCACCTGTTATATATCCGGAACTGTGTTCATAATTAATCAGATTAGACAGGCTATCATATAGATGATATACCAAAGTTGAACCGGTATTAGAATATGCATGAAATTCTCAAACATTAACAAACCATAAACATCATATGTATAACTTGTATTTTGGGGAAATGCAGAATGGGATCCGTATGATACAAGTTTCAGATGATTATTAAAATAATCGTATGAGTAGCTCTCAGAATCTGTACCTGAATAATAGTGATGTGAATAGTATATTATATTGTTAAGCGAATCGATAATGTAAAAGACAGAATCGTTTTTAGCGAAATCATCTCTCTCAATGAAAGACAGTAACTAACTGTGTCATATCTCTGCATGGATACTATCTATCCAAAGTCCTGAAAGAAGATCCCATCTTTGAAGAAAAAGTGAATCCCTTAAACCGGCTTGACTTGTAGGTAATCTGGTATCGTTCAATATTTCTCCAACTTCCTCCTGAATAGTTTTGAAACTGAATGGATGTCTGCTGATTTCCGGAATAGAAATAATTTCTTTGAGAAATAAAACCTGTCGAGTCTGACAAAATATAATTCAGAATAAGTTCTGAACCGTTGTAAGTCCAGACTTCACTTTTAGAAATTGTCCAGATACTTCCGTTCCAGTGTGACGTGGATTCTTGACAATGGTTTTACTGATGGAGTATAAGAAAATTCGATTTTATTCAGGTCTGCAAATCCAGTTCCTGTGCCTTGTAGTTCCACATATTCAATTGTATCATGAAGAGCATTGTATGAGATAAGTTTTTTGACAAATGTTCCTTGAGTGCGAATTATCCCACCCGATGTATTATTTGAGATATTATGTACTGAAGAATAAACACGTCCATTTGTTAAATCGAATGAGTCAACATAAATTTTATTTGTTCTGATTCCGTTGTTTTTTTCTTGTGTATATCTTGTAACTACAGAATCATTACCACATGTCTGCGAAAAGCAATTGGTAAAATGTAATATTGATAAAATTGCAATGGAGATAAATCTATTCATTGGGCGGATTATAAAATTTGAAAATAATACTAAGTGGAAAGATAATAAAAAGTTGGGATTTAGGGGGGATTGAATAAATTCCTTTGAAGTTTTGTGTCTTCTTTTTCAACCATTTTCCAAACATCCAACATAGACAATATGGCAGCCTTTCATCATGGAAGGATCTTTTCGGTTATAAGTATGTTCGTTTGATAGAAGTGATCTACTAGTGCTGCAATTGTTGCTACAGGATTAGCTCTAATTATGGATTGCAAATCCATAGCTCGGGAGCAAAGGATTGAAAATCCTTCGCAGCGGGATCCATAGCTCGAAAGCAAAGGATTAAAAATCCTTCGCAGCAGGATCCATAGCTCGAAAGCAAAGGATTAAAAATCCTTCGCAGCTTCGCAGCTGTAATAAAATTTGTTAAGGTTGAACAATAATTCTTTCATAACTTATTTCTTCTCCATTCCTTACAATCAGGTAATAGACACCTGAAGAAATGTTTTCCGGTAAGTTTATGAAAATGCTGTTTTCTGAAGTAGTAAAATTAAGAATGGATTGGTTTGTCAGATCTTTGATAGATATGATCTTATTTCCCGGTGCTGTATTAACTCTGAATTTACCTCTTGATGGATTCGGATAAACCTTTAAGTTTTCTGATTTCACATTTGAAAGTCCGGTGAAAACAAAAGGAAAATCAGGTGAAAGCTGACTACATCCCGCAGTATCCGTAACTTGAACCTGATAATTACCACTCGCTAGCGGAATATAAGTTTGATTTATTGCTCCTGAAATCATAACACTGTCTAGATACCACTGATATGCTGTACCAGGACTGGACACTAATTCCGGCCATGAATAATTAATTGTAGGAAGTGAATTTGAGAGCAGCACAAAATTGCTGCTAACTGAATCAAAAATTGAACATGGGGAACTACTCCAGAGTTTTGCTTGTATCTGATCGTTTAAATTTAAGCCTGAAAGAGTAATTGTATCTCCATTAAATGGGAAATATATTCCATTAATATACCATTTTATAATTGGAGAATTTCCGGGATATTGTAAAGTTGAACCAATTGTTACATTACCTGCGCAAAAATCAGAAATTTGCGAAATGGAAATGGTTGGAGATTCGGGCGTACAGATTTTGACCCAGGGTGAATTTGCATAGATCGGACTGTTGAAATCAAAATAGATGTTAGCAGTATTAGAAACTAACGTTCCTTGAGGTGTACTGGATTTAACTTTTATGCTGAATTCAACATAACCATGACTATTGGTTTCATCGACATTACTATCCGGTAATAATATCTGGTCAAATAACCAGGTCATCTTATGGTTTTCAATTGAAAAGGAATATGGATGTGATGATGAAATAATTTGTATTGTAGTACGATCAAAATGAAAAGTGATATCATCTGTAATCTTAACGATATATGCTGTGTCATTACCAGTATTCTGAAAATCTATCCTGTAGGTAATTCTTTCATCAGGATGAAAAATTCTTCTGGATCCATATCCTGTAGGACTTACAGATTTCGTATTTGGATCATAGGAATTGAAGACTGGAGCGCAATAAGTTTTTTGAAAAGGCAGGGAGTTGTTTCGTGGTGACTGGAGAATATAATTTAATGAATAGTTTGATCCGGATTGTAAAACTCCGCAACGTTCAACATTTGCATCAGGAATTCCTGTTGTTGGAAAAGAATCGGTCTGATCAGCTTCAAGTCTGTATGTTCTTCCATCACTGGAAAAGCAAAGTGCAGTATCTTCTCCCGATTGTAACTGAAATGTTCCTTGTTGAATCAATAAATTATCGGCATACAATTTCCAGACTGAAGGCATGTCCATATCACTTCCAGGATTAGCATAGTTGTGTATTGTGAAGCATGCTGAATCATTTTCACAAGATGAATATACTCTAATATAACTTCCATCCCAGGCACTATCTGGTTCTAGTGAACAAAAGTTTATTGGAGTAATTTCTGCATCTATACATAATGTTGCACCTTGAAGCCCTGTGGGATCGCAAATTACATCCGCTGATAAACTGAAATTACCAATTCCCAAGATTCCAAGTGGAGGCAGAGAAAATTGATAAGTATTGTCAGAAAGAACTGTAAAGGTTTCAGATGATGTTATATTGATTAATTCAAGTGGTAGTCGAAGATTAACGACCGGATTGGTTTCATCAACTGAACCTTCATTGTAATAATTTACATTAATTGTTTCATTACTGCATGGTTGAAATCTGGACGCAGAAACATTTACACTCATTCGATTACAACTGTATCTGATCTTTAATCCAAAATCATTTCCGGTAACCGTATCACCGTATGCTGGAACATAAACATGTACTACTCCTGAATCAGGACAGGAGTACATAAATATATTAGAGGGATTGATCACTGAGATCCTGAAATTTCCTGTATCAATTGGAATATCATAATAGCCGGCACTATCTGTATTTATCAAAGCAGAATAATTTTGTCGCTGTAGTTGAATTAAGAATGGTGTAGTTCCATACCTGACTAAGTTCAGATCAGCATTATTAAAAACACAATCAGAATCCATGTCGAGATAAACATGTCCCCGAATTCTCGTCAGCCCTGATAAAGTAAGTACTACTGAATTGGAACTAAGGTCACAGTAACCTGACGCTTCAACTCTGTAAATTCCGGATTCTATTGCCAGAAAATTCTGTCCCTGGCTAATTAAAGTGTCATTTCTGTACCATTTATAATCTGAATATCCGGATGTAGCTGATAACATTACAGGACAACCAGGACATAGAGTAGTGTCGAATGAAATACTTAATTTATAATCAGGTTCAACTGTAAATATAGTGGATGCACTTTGTCCTATACTATCGGTTATTGTTATTGTATAGGAAATTGAATCCTGAAAAGTTATGGTCGGGTTTGGAACAGTATCAGAACTTAATCCAATCGATGGGCTCCAGTTTATTGTGTAGGGTCCACATGCTCCCGAGATCAACGGAATTGAAAAAGTAGAATCAGCTTGACATGTCAGTAGAGTATAATCTTCAACAGGAATATATGCAAGTGCTAAACCATTATCTGTTGAATATGTAAAAGTTGCCTTTGAATTTCTGTCTGAAGCTCCAGAACCAAATGATGATCTATATTCTAAAGGATTTCCCAAACTATCGTAAGTATCATTTGAACCGGAACTTGAAGTTGGTGAATTAGATGAAGTGTTTCTTCGAAGTAATATTCCCGCAGTATCATAAGTGTAATTTTCCGAATAGGAATATGCAGCAGATACATGAAAACTGACCAGTTTCAGATTCTCATGAAAGTAATTCCATGTAGTGGTTTCGACTGTCTGGTTGCTCATTAACATTTGATGAACCATTCTAACAACATTGTTTAAGCTGTCGACAGAATATGTAATGGTATCTCCGGGAAAGTACATGTATCTGACTAAATCAGCTAAATAGGTTGTCTGATTATAACTTCCTTCCAGACTATCTATCCAGAGATTTAAACTTGTGTCCCATTTTTGTAAATAAAGAGAATCCCGATTCCCGGATGGCAGATAGGTAATTAGAAATTGTTCAACATTCAACCAATTCCCGCTAATATAATTTTGGAGTAAAACAGAAACTTGTTGATTTCCGGAATAAGAATAATTTTTTTGCAGAATATTTCCGGTAGAATCGGAAACCAGATAATTCAAAATATGTCCTGAGCCATTAATTGTCCAGACTTCACTTATTGCGATCATCCATGCACTGCCGTTCCATCTTGAATCAACCCTTGAAAGTAATTTGTTATTCAGGTTATAATTAAATTCAATTTTTCTCACATCAGTATAACCGGTACCTGTTCCTAGTGCTTCTCTATATTCCAGTGTATCACTATTAGCATTGTAGGAGAGAAGTCTTCTCACAAAGTTTCCGTTCGTACGGACAGGAATGGGATTGTTAATTAAATCAATAAAAGTACTATAGACTTTTCCGTTAGTCAGGTCAAAAGAATCAATACTAATTGTTCTTGTCAAATCACCATTGTCGTTTTCAAAATAAGTTTTTCCAACTACTGAATCATTTGCACATGATTGTGAAAATCCTTGTGTTGAGATGAATACTGAAAATATTATAAATAGTAGGAATTTCTTCATAGTGTTTTTATTAGGTCTTTAAGAAAAATCTTAATTCAGGAAAGATAATAATAAATAAACTATGAAAATGGCGGCAGGCTTTTATTTGGTGAATGGATGATTTTGATGGATTAAAGAGTGACATTCGATTAGAAGTGTAGTGGATGATTCTCGGAAAAGAAAAAAGAGATTAATTGCCATCGGCAATTAATCTCTTTTTTCTTTTCCGAGAATCATCCATAAATAATATGGTAGACCGTCATCCTGGAAGGATCTTTTTGGTTATTAAGGAAGTTCGTTTGCTATATGATTTTTTATGACTACAATAAGATTGAGACAGGATTAGCTTTTACTGATGGATTATAAATCCATAGCTCGAAAGCAAAGGATTGAAAATCCTTCGCAGCTGGATTTCATTTGCCCATTTATTAATTTTCCACTTACAGAACACTGTACCTTAATAACCGAAAAGGTCCTTCCAGGATGACTGTTAATGGTGGTTATAGTGTTGGATTTGCGAAAAATTAAAAAGCGATTTTTGCCAAAGGCAAAAATCGCTTTTTAATTTTTCGCAAATCCAACATAAATAATATGGCGACACGTCATCCTGGAAGGAACTTTTCGGTTTTAGGGAAGTTTGTTTGCTATATGATTTTTTATTATTATAATTTGATTGAAACAGGATTAGCTTTTACTGATGGATTATAAATCCATAGCTCGGGGGCAAAGGATTAAAAATCCTTCGCAGCGGGATCCATTAAATTTCAATTGCCAATTATTAATTTTTCCTCTTTTCTAACTTTGTACCTTAACCAAAAAGGTCCTTCCAGGATGACAATTTGTATGTCGAAGTAGTGTTGGATTTGCGGAAAAAATAAAAAAGCTATTATTGCCACAGGCAATAATAGCTTTTTTATTTTTTCCGCAAATCCAACATAAATGAAATGGCGACCCGTCATCCTGGAAGGAACTTTTCGGTTTTAGGGAAGTTCGTTTGCTATATGATTTTTTACGATTATAATTTGATTGAAACAGGTTTAGCTTTTACTGATGGATTATAAATCCATAGCTCGAAAGCAAAGGATTGAAAATCCTTCGCAGCGGTTTCCATAGCTCAGAGCAAAGGATTCAAAATCCTTCACAACAAAGAACAAAAAAAGCCGCACATTTCTGTACGGCTCTTTTCACTTTTGATTATGTATGGGGCATCTTAGCCTAGGTAGGTCTTCAAGATCTTACTTCTTGAAGTGTGTTTCAAGCGACGGATCGCTTTTTCTTTGATCTGACGAACACGTTCTCTTGTTAAGTCGAAACGTTCTCCGATCTCTTCCAGTGTCAGGGGTTGTTCGCCGGCAGCAAGTCCGAAGTATAAACGGATCACATCTGCTTCACGCGTTGTCAATGTGCAAAGCGCACGCTCAACTTCACGACGAAGTGATTCTGTGATAAGAGAAGAGTCGGGGTGAGGCTGATCGTCGTCACCAAGTACATCGATCAATGTGCTGTCTTCACCTTGCGTCAGCGGAGCGTCCATTGAAATGTGACGGCCTGATGTACGCATTGCGTCTTTGATATCATCTACCGTCAGTTCCATTGCTGTTGCAATTTCTTCTGTCGATGGTTCGCGTTCGAATTCCTGTTCTAATTTTGAAAATGTCTTGTTGATCTTATTGATCGAACCGATCTTGTTCAATGGTAAACGAACGATACGAGATTGTTCAGCCAATGCCTGTAGAATCGATTGACGGATCCACCATACTGCGTAGGAGATGAATTTGAAACCACGTGTCTCATCGAATCGTTGTGCTGCCTTGATCAATCCAAGGTTACCTTCATTGATCAAATCGCCAAGTGTCAATCCCTGGTTCTGATATTGTTTAGCAACTGAAACGACGAAACGTAAATTTGCTTTCGTTAATCGCTCCAATGCTTTCGGGTCGCCTTTCTTGATCTGCTGAGCTAGCCTAACCTCTTCTTCAGCTGTGATAAGTTCGACCCTACCGATCTCCTGTAAATACTTATCTAATGACGCTGTTTCGCGATTAGTTACCTGTTTGGTAATTTTTAGTTGTCTCATGCTAACTTTCTGTTGATTTTGGAAAAATAATACATTGGTGAAACGCTACTGTTTTCGTTTAGTTTCAGGATTTTTTAAAAAATCGGGCGGATTTATGAAAATGGGACGTTTTTGAGAAATGGGTGAGTGGTGAGTGGTAAGTAGTAATTAGCACAACTTACAAACTGAAAGAACAATGTAAAAGTGCAAGATATATTGATAGTCAGTAGTTAAATTGGATAATATTTTGGTTTTGCGAAGGAGGATGTTGATTGGATTACAAAATGGTGAGTGGTAATTGGTGAGTTGTGAGTAGCAACACTTACAAAATTTAAAGTTCTCACCTTGATTAGAGCAATAAAAAAAGGAGCAATTCACAAGAAATTGCTCCTTTTAAGTATTATATCTGTAATAAAGAAAGCGGTGCTAATTACTACTCACCACTTACTACTCACTAGTTCGGTTGACGACGTTGTGGTCTGCGTTCACCGCCACCACCACCCTGACCAGGTGCTGTTTCAGACATTCCTTCCGGACGTGGGTCAAGAACTTTTTTGGATAGTCTGAACTTTCCTGTTTTCTTGTCGACTTCGATCAATTTAACTTTGATCTTTTCGCCTTCAGTGAAAACTCCATCCATTTTATCAATTCTGTTCCAGCTGATCTCAGAAATGTGAAGAAGTCCGTCTTTACCCGGCATGAATTCAACGAATGCGCCAAAATCCATAATGTTTTTAACCTTGCCTTCGTAAACTTCACCAACTTCAGGTGTTGCAGTGATCGCACGGATACGCGCTTTTGCTGCTTCAATTCCTGATTTATCTACCGATGAAATTTCAATGATACCTTCATTGTTTACTTCTTCGATTGATATAGTTGTATTTGTTTCACGTTGCATTTCCTGAATGATCTTACCACCTGGTCCGATTACCGCACCAATATATTCTTTAGCAATAACCATTTTCTCAATACGAGGAGCATGTGATTTATAATCTGAACGCGGAGCAGAAAGTGTTTTCTTGATCTCATTCAAAATATGTAAGCGACCATCTTTCGCCTGATTCAATGCCTGAACCATTATGTCCATTGGCAATCCTTGAATCTTAAGATCCATTTGACATGCACAGATACCTTTGTCAGTTCCTGTAACTTTGAAATCCATATCACCTAAATGATCTTCATCACCAAGGATATCACTCAATACTGCAAAACGACCTTTACCATCTGTGATCAGCCCCATTGCAATTCCTGAAACAGGTTTACGGATCTGAACACCGGCATCCATAAGAGCTAATGTACCTGCGCACACAGTTGCCATAGATGATGAACCATTTGATTCAAGAATATCGGATACAACTCTGATTGTATAAGGACAATCGGCATCTGATGGTAAAACCATTTTCAAAGACCGCATGGCAAGATTACCATGACCGATCTCACGACGACCCGGAGCACGGTTTGGTTTTACTTCACCTGTAGAAAATCCCGGGAAGTTATAATGCAATAAGAATTTTGTTGAACCTTCTTTGTTTGGAGTATCGATCATCTGCTCATCCAGCTTGCTTCCAAGTGTTACGCTTGTCAATGATTGAGTTTCTCCTCGTGTAAAGATCGCTGAACCGTGAGTAGAAGGAAGGTAATCTACTTCTGACCAGATTGCGCGGATGTCAGTTCCTTTACGTCCATCCAGACGAATTCCTTCTGCTAAAATGCAATTACGCATTGCATCACTTTCCACATCGTGGAAATATTTTTTTATCAGTCCTGCTTTTAATATTTGTTCTTCTGCAGGAAGTGTTGCTTTGAATTCATCATGCAATGCTTTGAATGCAGCAGAGCGGGCGTGCTTGTCAGGATTTCCGCTTTTTGCCAATGCATAAGCTTTATCGTAACAATATTTTGCGATCTGATTATTTAATGCTTCATCACTCAGTTCATGAGAATATTCACGCTTTTCTTTGTTTCCGCAAAGTGCACGGAACTCAACCTGAAACTGACATTGTAGTTTGATCGCTTCGTGAGCAAAACGGATTGCATCAAGCATTTCCATTTCACTTACTTCCTGCATTTCACCTTCCACCATCAATATACTATCATGATTTCCGGCAACGATCATATCGATGTCTGCTTTCGCGATCTCTGTTGTTGAAGGATTGATCATAAAATTTCCATCTATACGGGCAACACGAACTTCAGAGATCGGGCCATTGAATGGAATATCAGAAATAGTTATTGCACATGATGCAGCAAAACCTGCCATTGCATCAGTTTGTACATCTACAT from Bacteroidota bacterium harbors:
- a CDS encoding ribulose-phosphate 3-epimerase yields the protein MSVIVAPSVLSADFANLQRDIEMINNSEADWFHVDVMDGVFVPNISFGFPVIAALKKHAKKPLDVHLMIVQPERYIQQFKDAGADILSVHIEASTHLHRSIQQIKQVGMQAGVAINPHTPVSSLIDVIAEIDLICLMSVNPGFGGQKFIERTYARISELKEMIVKSNSKAKIEIDGGVDLKNSSALLKAGADVFVAGNTVFSSKDPVETIRMLKQTM
- a CDS encoding T9SS type A sorting domain-containing protein, which codes for MVYHLYDSLSNLINYEHSSGYITGDTYENTSYAYSSATHISLAYAYSTDTWNGLSCQGDSIIAFPIAAGGCGPLTYSWSPSIGLSADSIASPLVLFKDSVLYTITVTDTIGQTTTTTFLADPDRKLTITFDSTLCSGCPVELHATPGYTYYYWYRNDTLIIDGNQNFIAIESGRYTVRVNQLCALISDPIELTLNGYTRIKGHVYLDKDSDCVFNNADINLDFYGPTPFLVKLERQNYSVIVNTDSSGNYDLPIDTGNFRISLLNPSNLLEYSCPDSGAIHVYIPNFGDTISGNDFGLKTKYSCNRLRVVTTSSAFRPCSNSTISVTCFNEGSEVENNPVVNLRLPNELSNISSLFPFTVLPDNVYQFSLPPILIGTHFRFSLSADVVCDPAGLQNATLCIDADISPVTFCSYEPDSLWDGSYIRVFSSCENDSSCFTIYNISDTSSNMDSPSNWRLYADNVLVQQGSFQLLAGEDTTLCFISDGKTMRLEAEQTNLFPVTGIPKANIERCGPLLSGQSYSLNYILQSAPDNSVPFHYTHCSVVRNSLDPNEKLVTPIGIGTDNITEPDERFTYRINFQNTGNDTAHFVKIVDQLNNNFDLSTIQLLSSSHPYNFSLIDHELIWQFDPILLPDSNIDEANSHGFVEFSLNLKPSVFQGAQITNSAQVFFDSNSPIVTNITRNKICTPEIPTINIFPVTDLCSGRISFTSAMQFEGSFPVVKWYINGSYFTTDRDTVEFQGLGYNDIISATLKSNATCSLNDSVTSNLVQITGSAPTISYSWPTLTSTPGSSYVWLLNNLIIAGATSQTYTPTASGNYSVQVTDSTGCSFFSLAFPFIYTGTPENISNSTKVYPNPSNGKFIVETISGNKSVTLIDYTGRSLMQFDTKEKNFTIDISNKFSSGIYYLIIRCGDEVSYERIIYQR
- a CDS encoding T9SS type A sorting domain-containing protein; this encodes MKKFLLFIIFSVFISTQGFSQSCANDSVVGKTYFENDNGDLTRTISIDSFDLTNGKVYSTFIDLINNPIPVRTNGNFVRRLLSYNANSDTLEYREALGTGTGYTDVRKIEFNYNLNNKLLSRVDSRWNGSAWMIAISEVWTINGSGHILNYLVSDSTGNILQKNYSYSGNQQVSVLLQNYISGNWLNVEQFLITYLPSGNRDSLYLQKWDTSLNLWIDSLEGSYNQTTYLADLVRYMYFPGDTITYSVDSLNNVVRMVHQMLMSNQTVETTTWNYFHENLKLVSFHVSAAYSYSENYTYDTAGILLRRNTSSNSPTSSSGSNDTYDSLGNPLEYRSSFGSGASDRNSKATFTYSTDNGLALAYIPVEDYTLLTCQADSTFSIPLISGACGPYTINWSPSIGLSSDTVPNPTITFQDSISYTITITDSIGQSASTIFTVEPDYKLSISFDTTLCPGCPVMLSATSGYSDYKWYRNDTLISQGQNFLAIESGIYRVEASGYCDLSSNSVVLTLSGLTRIRGHVYLDMDSDCVFNNADLNLVRYGTTPFLIQLQRQNYSALINTDSAGYYDIPIDTGNFRISVINPSNIFMYSCPDSGVVHVYVPAYGDTVTGNDFGLKIRYSCNRMSVNVSASRFQPCSNETINVNYYNEGSVDETNPVVNLRLPLELINITSSETFTVLSDNTYQFSLPPLGILGIGNFSLSADVICDPTGLQGATLCIDAEITPINFCSLEPDSAWDGSYIRVYSSCENDSACFTIHNYANPGSDMDMPSVWKLYADNLLIQQGTFQLQSGEDTALCFSSDGRTYRLEADQTDSFPTTGIPDANVERCGVLQSGSNYSLNYILQSPRNNSLPFQKTYCAPVFNSYDPNTKSVSPTGYGSRRIFHPDERITYRIDFQNTGNDTAYIVKITDDITFHFDRTTIQIISSSHPYSFSIENHKMTWLFDQILLPDSNVDETNSHGYVEFSIKVKSSTPQGTLVSNTANIYFDFNSPIYANSPWVKICTPESPTISISQISDFCAGNVTIGSTLQYPGNSPIIKWYINGIYFPFNGDTITLSGLNLNDQIQAKLWSSSPCSIFDSVSSNFVLLSNSLPTINYSWPELVSSPGTAYQWYLDSVMISGAINQTYIPLASGNYQVQVTDTAGCSQLSPDFPFVFTGLSNVKSENLKVYPNPSRGKFRVNTAPGNKIISIKDLTNQSILNFTTSENSIFINLPENISSGVYYLIVRNGEEISYERIIVQP